The Phycisphaerae bacterium genome segment CAGGCCGACAAGAAGTACGCGGCCGATCGCCAGGCCGGCGACTACAAAGGCTGCGCGGCTTACAACAATTTCGAAGACCTGCTCGCCCGTGACGACATCGACGCCGTCCTGATCGCCGTTCCCGATCATTGGCACGCGATCATCGCCTGCGCGGCCGCCCGGGCAGGAAAGGACATCTACTGCGAGAAGCCGCTGACCTTGACCATCAAGGAGGCATGGGACCTCGTGGATACCGTTCGGCGCTATGGCCGCGTATTCCAGACGGGCAGCCAGCAGCGCAGCGACCGCGAATTCCGTCTGGCCTGCGAACTGGTCCGCAGCGGCCGGATCGGCAAACTGCAGACGGTCACCGTCAACATCGGCGAGCCTTCACAAGAAGCCTATCTGCCCGAGCAACCTGTGCCCGAGGGCTTCGATTGGGATCGCTGGTTGGGACCGGCCCCCTGGCAACCATACAACGCCGAACGATGCAGCGGCAACTACGGCGGCGGGTGGCGAAAGATCCGAGACTACTCCGGCGGCATGACCACCGACTGGGGCGCTCACCACTATGACATCGCCCAATGGGGCATGGGCATGGACGGCAGCGGGCCCGTCGAGATCATTCCGCCCAACGGCAAAGACGTCGAACACATGACCTTCAAGTATGCCAACGGCGTGATCATGCAGCGGGCCCAGGCCAACGGAGTGCTCTTCAGCGGGACGGAAGGCGACATCGAGGTGAACCGAGGTTACTTCCAGGCCGAGCCCAAATCGATCGCCGAAGAACCTCTCGGCCCGAACGATGTTCACCTCTACAAGAGCCCGGGCCATCGGCAGGACTGGATCAACTGCATCCGCTCGCGCAAGCGGCCCATTTGCGATGTGGCCATCGGGGCCAGCTCGGTGACCGTGTGCCACCTGTCCAACATCGCTTACTGGCTGGGGCGCCCAATCAAATGGGACCCGGAAAAACGGGAAATCATCGGTGACAGCGAGGCAAGCCGCTGGATGGACCGCCCCAAACGGGCTCCATGGCGTCTGTAACAACTGAGGAGAACATCACATGATGAGAAAATGCACGCTTCTTGGGCTGCTGACTCTGGCGGCAACGGCCTGTCTCTTGAACACCACGGCGGCTGCGCCTGCATCCGATCTGGAGAAGCAGTACATTGACAAGATTACCGAGTGGATACCCGGCATGAGCGATCCGGACA includes the following:
- a CDS encoding Gfo/Idh/MocA family oxidoreductase — its product is MTQRARVSRRTLLKRAAGALAVPYFVPAWALGRGGWLPPSERITVGFIGIGNMGGGHFDGFLEDKQLQVLAACDVRRDVRERRKEQADKKYAADRQAGDYKGCAAYNNFEDLLARDDIDAVLIAVPDHWHAIIACAAARAGKDIYCEKPLTLTIKEAWDLVDTVRRYGRVFQTGSQQRSDREFRLACELVRSGRIGKLQTVTVNIGEPSQEAYLPEQPVPEGFDWDRWLGPAPWQPYNAERCSGNYGGGWRKIRDYSGGMTTDWGAHHYDIAQWGMGMDGSGPVEIIPPNGKDVEHMTFKYANGVIMQRAQANGVLFSGTEGDIEVNRGYFQAEPKSIAEEPLGPNDVHLYKSPGHRQDWINCIRSRKRPICDVAIGASSVTVCHLSNIAYWLGRPIKWDPEKREIIGDSEASRWMDRPKRAPWRL